One Luteolibacter flavescens DNA segment encodes these proteins:
- the accC gene encoding acetyl-CoA carboxylase biotin carboxylase subunit yields the protein MFKRVLVANRGEIALRIIRACRELGVESVAVYSEADVDSMHVHLADHAVCIGPAPSKESYLKPDRIIAAAEITEAEAIHPGYGFLSENARFAEICESCNLKFIGPSAKVISTMGDKATARATALANGVPVTPGSGILTDAKHGLAEAKRIGLPVMIKATAGGGGRGMRPCFKEEEFESLFKAASGEALAAFGNGECYLEKLVLNPHHVEFQVIADSHGNFIQLGERDCSMQRRNQKIIEECPSPLLGPELRARMAEASVNLIKNIGYENAGTIEYLVDEKGENFYFMEMNTRIQVEHPVTEEVMGCELIKEQIRIAAGEPLSGHVLNASPRGHSIECRINAEDPFNNFCPSPGKIDMWYAPGGKGVRVDTHVYSGYSVPPNYDSMIAKLIVTGATREIAIARMKRALGEFMIRGIKTTIPFQQEIIDHPDFANGTYDIGWVARYLEERKG from the coding sequence ATGTTCAAGCGCGTCCTGGTCGCCAACCGCGGTGAAATCGCCCTGCGCATCATCCGCGCCTGCCGCGAGCTCGGCGTCGAATCCGTCGCCGTCTACTCCGAGGCAGACGTCGATTCGATGCACGTCCACCTCGCCGACCACGCGGTCTGTATCGGGCCCGCGCCGAGCAAGGAGAGCTACCTGAAGCCCGACCGCATCATCGCCGCCGCCGAGATCACCGAGGCGGAAGCGATTCACCCCGGCTACGGCTTCCTCTCGGAAAACGCGCGCTTCGCCGAGATCTGCGAAAGCTGCAATCTCAAGTTCATCGGCCCGTCCGCGAAGGTCATCTCGACCATGGGCGACAAGGCCACCGCCCGCGCCACCGCGCTGGCAAACGGCGTGCCCGTCACCCCGGGCTCCGGCATTCTCACCGATGCGAAGCACGGTCTGGCCGAGGCGAAGCGCATCGGACTGCCCGTCATGATCAAGGCGACCGCCGGCGGTGGTGGCCGCGGCATGCGCCCGTGCTTCAAGGAGGAGGAATTCGAGTCCCTCTTCAAGGCGGCCTCCGGCGAAGCCCTCGCGGCTTTCGGCAATGGCGAATGCTATCTGGAGAAGCTGGTGCTGAATCCCCACCACGTGGAATTCCAGGTCATCGCCGACAGCCACGGGAATTTCATCCAGCTTGGCGAGCGCGACTGCTCCATGCAGCGCCGGAACCAGAAGATCATCGAGGAGTGCCCCTCCCCGCTGCTCGGCCCCGAGCTGCGCGCCCGCATGGCGGAGGCATCCGTGAATCTCATCAAGAACATCGGCTACGAGAACGCCGGCACCATCGAGTACCTCGTCGATGAGAAGGGTGAGAACTTCTACTTCATGGAGATGAACACCCGCATCCAGGTGGAGCATCCCGTGACGGAAGAGGTGATGGGCTGCGAGCTCATCAAGGAGCAGATCCGCATCGCCGCCGGCGAGCCGCTCTCCGGCCACGTCCTGAATGCATCCCCGCGCGGCCACTCCATCGAGTGCCGCATCAATGCCGAGGACCCCTTCAACAACTTCTGCCCCAGCCCCGGCAAGATCGACATGTGGTATGCCCCGGGCGGCAAGGGCGTGCGCGTGGACACCCACGTCTACTCCGGCTACTCCGTCCCGCCGAACTACGACTCGATGATCGCCAAGCTCATCGTGACCGGCGCCACCCGCGAGATCGCCATCGCCCGCATGAAGCGCGCGCTCGGCGAATTCATGATCCGCGGCATCAAGACGACGATCCCCTTCCAACAGGAGATCATCGACCATCCGGAC
- the accB gene encoding acetyl-CoA carboxylase biotin carboxyl carrier protein, protein MDLKEIRKIVELMNEHGLTLFDMSKEGFHLKLRKGQDLESLRGLLGSLPAAAPAYAPAPVAAAPVAGPAAATPAAAPSADGEAITSPMVGTFYRKPGPDSPNFTNVGDVISEGQTLCIIEAMKVMNEIKAEKSGTITAILVDDATPVQFGDALFRIK, encoded by the coding sequence GTGGACCTCAAGGAAATCCGCAAGATCGTCGAGCTCATGAACGAGCACGGGCTCACCCTCTTCGACATGTCGAAGGAGGGCTTCCACCTGAAGCTCCGCAAGGGTCAGGACCTTGAGTCGCTGCGCGGCCTCCTCGGCAGCCTGCCTGCCGCGGCCCCGGCCTACGCGCCCGCACCGGTCGCCGCAGCTCCCGTGGCTGGCCCTGCCGCTGCCACGCCGGCTGCTGCTCCCTCCGCCGATGGCGAGGCGATCACCTCGCCGATGGTCGGCACCTTTTACCGCAAGCCCGGCCCGGATTCTCCGAATTTCACGAATGTCGGCGACGTGATCAGCGAGGGCCAGACGCTCTGCATCATCGAGGCGATGAAGGTGATGAACGAGATCAAGGCCGAGAAGTCGGGCACGATCACCGCGATCCTCGTGGACGACGCCACGCCGGTGCAATTCGGCGACGCCCTCTTCCGCATCAAGTGA
- the trmB gene encoding tRNA (guanosine(46)-N7)-methyltransferase TrmB yields the protein MEAQRPARIPEPQEFVPADYFRRLEKHELVREGRPLEIDLGCGDGKFLLEMAAQYPERDFIGVERLLGRVRKVCKRIGKQRLENARVLRLESRYTAEWLLPRESVSRLHLLCPDPWPKLRHHRRRLIQEDFLQAIWDLLEPGGEFLFKTDHPEYFEWAEEKVVAFGKFERLDWPEDAFFYPKTDFQLLWESEGKTLQGLRLRKSASPA from the coding sequence ATGGAAGCACAGCGCCCTGCCCGCATCCCCGAGCCCCAGGAATTCGTGCCCGCCGACTACTTCCGGCGGCTGGAGAAACACGAGCTCGTCCGCGAGGGACGGCCGCTGGAGATCGACCTCGGCTGCGGCGACGGGAAGTTCCTGCTGGAAATGGCGGCGCAGTATCCGGAGCGCGACTTCATCGGCGTGGAGCGCCTGCTCGGCCGGGTGAGAAAGGTCTGCAAGCGCATCGGCAAGCAGCGGCTGGAGAATGCCCGTGTGCTGCGGCTGGAGAGCCGCTACACGGCGGAGTGGCTGCTGCCGCGCGAGTCGGTCTCCCGGCTGCACCTGCTGTGTCCGGACCCGTGGCCGAAGCTGCGCCACCACCGGCGGCGGCTGATTCAGGAGGATTTCCTGCAGGCCATCTGGGACCTGCTGGAGCCCGGCGGCGAGTTCCTCTTCAAGACGGACCACCCGGAGTACTTCGAGTGGGCGGAGGAGAAGGTGGTGGCCTTCGGAAAGTTCGAGCGGCTGGACTGGCCGGAGGATGCCTTCTTCTACCCGAAGACGGACTTCCAGCTCCTCTGGGAGAGCGAGGGCAAGACCCTGCAGGGCCTGCGGCTGAGGAAATCCGCCTCACCTGCGTAG
- a CDS encoding ComEC/Rec2 family competence protein has product MSVTLRHPVERHPLLWTALLAVAAVAVADGHVVVGAGMGVVILAILLHVRRTDVLFTAVACAALAGGLHASRVIPQREAQRMVQAADGVLANVTARVATQPKGTGGGWSALVEIESGGPAGKVWWLGFGPAPGKGALIGARGRFLPFPVRRNPGEFDMAGWLFRQGAWGRFEANGLARTLEPPSWQEQAAARAQAWFRDAVTAGLDPLGQDAAVIRAMVLGEMPQDEDVLIEAYRASGTLHVFSVSGMHVAMVGVIVWWVLKMCRVSRRPAIFVIILAMIGYVWITGAKPPSVRSLVMAGVVLGAFLLRLRPDLLNALGLALVAALIGDGHLIFQVGVQLSFGVVAAIGIAAGLLRKHFEWMETREPYLPRQLYGFWRTVWLRIRQKSASAMGASSAASFGSLPLTFWHFGFASWVSILASPLIGIPVFVLMALALAATALAPFPAVREQVNRINGRVATVCTKMATAFAAIPAGSTTIARGRPGENFLVIYDTGHGGGSACLHDGGTSVLFDTAHRAGFRRTVLPSLRYMALRPQSVVLSHPDAGHLGGTAEAFDALPIRQVLMPVERARSPVFREIEALSQDRGVVTTVGLPQVHYPVSSDAWFEVIHRPDAHNQNVLADERVMVTRLHWRGWRVLFTSDAGLATERAMLRAGGDLQADVIVAGRHSQDDSLGDDFLAAVQPRAIVAGHADFPEAQRVPEDWMAACESRGIRVFHQGHTGAVTLVAEEDGSLVIRGFLDGAELRLRR; this is encoded by the coding sequence ATGTCCGTGACGCTCCGCCACCCGGTGGAGCGCCACCCGCTGCTGTGGACCGCATTGCTCGCGGTCGCAGCCGTGGCGGTGGCCGATGGTCACGTGGTGGTGGGAGCGGGGATGGGGGTGGTCATCCTGGCCATCCTCCTCCATGTCCGGCGGACGGATGTCTTGTTCACGGCAGTCGCCTGCGCGGCGCTGGCTGGTGGACTTCACGCCAGCCGGGTGATCCCGCAGCGCGAGGCGCAGCGGATGGTGCAGGCCGCCGACGGGGTGCTGGCAAATGTCACGGCCAGGGTGGCGACCCAGCCGAAGGGGACGGGCGGAGGGTGGTCCGCCTTGGTGGAGATCGAAAGCGGGGGCCCTGCGGGGAAGGTGTGGTGGCTGGGATTTGGCCCGGCACCGGGAAAGGGGGCGCTGATCGGGGCGCGGGGACGTTTCCTGCCATTCCCCGTGCGGAGGAATCCCGGGGAATTCGACATGGCGGGCTGGCTCTTCCGTCAGGGAGCGTGGGGCAGGTTCGAGGCCAACGGGCTGGCGCGGACGCTGGAGCCGCCATCATGGCAGGAGCAGGCCGCCGCGCGGGCGCAGGCGTGGTTCCGCGACGCGGTCACGGCGGGGCTCGATCCGCTGGGGCAGGATGCCGCGGTGATCCGCGCGATGGTGCTGGGCGAGATGCCGCAGGACGAGGACGTGCTGATCGAGGCCTACCGGGCGAGCGGCACGCTCCATGTCTTCTCGGTGAGCGGCATGCACGTGGCGATGGTCGGGGTGATCGTCTGGTGGGTGCTGAAAATGTGCCGGGTGTCCCGACGCCCGGCGATCTTCGTGATTATCCTGGCGATGATTGGCTACGTCTGGATCACCGGCGCGAAGCCTCCCTCCGTGCGCTCGCTGGTCATGGCGGGAGTCGTGCTCGGGGCCTTCCTGCTGAGGCTGCGGCCAGATTTGCTGAATGCTCTGGGGCTGGCACTCGTCGCGGCATTGATCGGTGACGGACACCTGATCTTCCAAGTGGGCGTGCAGCTTTCCTTCGGCGTGGTGGCTGCCATCGGCATCGCCGCCGGGCTGCTGCGGAAGCACTTCGAGTGGATGGAAACGCGGGAGCCCTACTTGCCGAGGCAGCTCTATGGCTTCTGGCGAACGGTGTGGCTGCGCATCCGGCAGAAGTCCGCCTCGGCCATGGGCGCGTCCTCTGCGGCCAGCTTCGGCTCGCTGCCACTCACCTTCTGGCACTTCGGTTTTGCCTCCTGGGTCTCCATCCTGGCCAGCCCGCTGATCGGGATACCGGTCTTCGTGCTGATGGCGCTGGCGCTCGCCGCCACCGCGCTCGCCCCCTTTCCCGCCGTCCGCGAGCAGGTGAACCGCATCAATGGCCGCGTCGCCACCGTCTGCACGAAAATGGCCACCGCCTTCGCCGCCATCCCCGCGGGCAGCACGACGATCGCGCGCGGGCGACCGGGGGAAAACTTCCTCGTGATCTACGATACCGGCCATGGTGGCGGCTCAGCCTGCCTGCATGATGGCGGGACGTCCGTGCTCTTCGACACCGCGCATCGGGCAGGCTTTCGCCGCACCGTCCTGCCATCGCTGCGCTATATGGCCCTGCGCCCGCAGAGCGTGGTGCTGAGTCACCCGGATGCCGGGCACCTCGGCGGCACCGCGGAGGCCTTTGACGCGCTGCCCATCCGCCAGGTGCTGATGCCCGTCGAGCGTGCGCGAAGCCCCGTCTTCCGGGAAATCGAGGCGCTTTCCCAGGACCGCGGGGTCGTCACCACCGTCGGGCTGCCGCAGGTGCACTACCCCGTTTCATCGGACGCGTGGTTCGAGGTGATTCACCGGCCGGACGCTCACAACCAGAACGTGCTGGCCGACGAGCGGGTCATGGTCACGCGGCTGCACTGGCGGGGCTGGCGCGTGCTATTCACCAGCGATGCGGGGCTTGCCACCGAGCGGGCAATGCTGCGGGCGGGCGGGGATCTCCAGGCGGACGTCATCGTGGCGGGCCGGCATTCGCAGGATGACTCGCTCGGGGACGACTTCCTCGCGGCGGTGCAGCCGCGCGCGATCGTCGCCGGTCACGCCGATTTCCCCGAGGCGCAGCGCGTGCCGGAGGACTGGATGGCCGCCTGCGAGAGCCGCGGGATCCGCGTCTTCCATCAGGGACACACCGGAGCAGTGACACTGGTCGCGGAGGAAGACGGCTCGCTGGTCATCCGCGGCTTCCTCGATGGCGCGGAGCTGAGGCTACGCAGGTGA
- a CDS encoding tetratricopeptide repeat protein: MKWGLYVVLIIGVVFAWGKFAAAGSRIEETQKKWEEVHNSGEDPDQANKLKGEVRSAENDRTMMGVLLAFMSTGLIGIVVVGHVLPMLAHRVTHAVYDSGEEVEADPMHDARSKVAQGDWEGAIECFRQAAAAEPLNRLPWVEISKIQLEQLEDPHAAVQTLRHAIEDQEWQENDAAYLMFRLAEVYDTKLGDRGSAATTMQQVMEQFPETRHSANARHKLHEWGLV; encoded by the coding sequence ATGAAGTGGGGTTTGTATGTCGTCCTGATTATCGGAGTCGTTTTCGCCTGGGGCAAGTTTGCCGCCGCCGGATCGAGGATCGAGGAGACCCAGAAGAAGTGGGAGGAAGTCCATAACAGCGGCGAGGACCCGGATCAGGCCAACAAGCTGAAGGGCGAGGTCCGTTCCGCGGAGAACGACCGCACCATGATGGGAGTCCTGCTCGCCTTCATGAGCACCGGCCTGATCGGCATCGTGGTGGTCGGGCACGTGCTGCCGATGCTGGCGCACCGCGTCACCCACGCCGTTTACGACAGCGGCGAGGAAGTCGAGGCGGATCCGATGCACGACGCCCGCTCGAAGGTGGCCCAGGGCGACTGGGAGGGAGCCATCGAGTGCTTCCGCCAGGCCGCCGCCGCAGAGCCGCTCAACCGCCTGCCATGGGTGGAAATTTCCAAGATCCAGCTCGAGCAGCTCGAGGACCCGCACGCCGCGGTCCAGACCCTGCGCCACGCCATCGAGGACCAGGAGTGGCAGGAAAACGACGCCGCCTACCTCATGTTCCGCCTTGCGGAAGTTTACGATACCAAGCTCGGAGACCGCGGCTCGGCGGCCACCACCATGCAGCAGGTGATGGAGCAATTCCCCGAGACGCGTCACTCGGCCAACGCCCGCCACAAGCTCCACGAGTGGGGCCTCGTCTGA
- a CDS encoding N-acetylmuramoyl-L-alanine amidase family protein, which translates to MKSGLAALFACLLAASCAGPSTSGSNNGRPDEWGHRPGPQGFDTVIIDAGHGGKDPGAISRTTGQREKDLALDTAQRLKRHLGGRVKVRMMRDDDRFIELDDRASRASGKGNTILLSLHYNSSGAGVRGPETYYWRVDSHGLATRIQRAMASVSPAESGNRGMVRRRLRLTRNPDIPCVLAEIGYLSNPAEARLCADPAYREKMAAALARAILDQQSKGDAGTGALPRPIYAPPSRPTDPAGS; encoded by the coding sequence GTGAAATCCGGTCTCGCCGCCCTCTTCGCCTGCTTGCTCGCCGCGTCCTGCGCGGGCCCCTCCACCAGTGGCTCGAACAATGGCCGCCCCGACGAATGGGGCCACCGCCCCGGGCCGCAGGGCTTTGACACCGTGATCATCGACGCCGGCCACGGCGGGAAGGACCCCGGGGCGATCTCCCGGACCACCGGCCAGCGGGAAAAGGACCTGGCGCTGGATACCGCCCAGCGGCTGAAGCGCCACCTCGGCGGGCGGGTGAAGGTGCGAATGATGCGCGACGACGACCGCTTCATCGAGCTGGACGACCGCGCCTCGCGTGCCAGCGGGAAGGGCAATACCATCCTCCTCAGCCTCCACTACAACTCCAGCGGCGCCGGCGTCCGTGGCCCGGAGACCTACTACTGGCGCGTGGACAGCCACGGGCTGGCCACCCGCATCCAGCGCGCCATGGCCTCCGTCTCGCCCGCCGAGTCCGGCAACCGCGGCATGGTCCGCCGCCGCCTGCGCCTGACGCGGAATCCGGACATCCCGTGCGTGCTCGCCGAGATCGGCTACCTGAGCAATCCCGCCGAGGCCCGCCTGTGCGCCGACCCGGCCTACCGGGAAAAGATGGCCGCCGCGCTGGCCCGCGCCATCCTCGACCAGCAGTCGAAAGGCGACGCCGGCACCGGTGCCCTGCCCCGCCCGATCTACGCACCGCCGAGCCGCCCGACCGACCCGGCGGGATCCTGA
- a CDS encoding arylsulfatase, translating into MRPGLLIAAAFACTLPASALNVVFIIADDLGYGELGSFGQEKIHTPNLDRLAKEGTRLTRHYSGAPVCAPARCTLMTGKHLGHAEIRGNRPAKVSFPEFSEGQHPISADAVTIASVFRKAGYATGAIGKWGLGPAGSTGDPNKHGFDLFYGYNCQSIAHSYYPRFLWRNDKQEEINPTPIPGHAKQPEGDVTAGKWIGQAYAPDLMVKETREFIASHKAKPFFLYLAFIEPHVAMHPPQDRLDEYPAEWDREPYRSEKGYLPHPRPRAAYATMISDLDRHVGAVREALEQAGVLDETLIVFTSDNGATHDAGGADTEFFRSVGGLRGRKGSLYEGGLRVPTIVRLPGKVKADAEDLTPGYFPDWFPTLCSAAGLKAPGDLDGIDLWPTLTGDAPVKRTKPMLWVFPEYGGQVAVRLGDHKVIRRDLHTKKPGPWQVFDLAADPAESKDIAASQPGLIKEAIDVLKRETSPNGIFPVKVPVD; encoded by the coding sequence ATGCGCCCCGGTCTTCTCATCGCTGCCGCCTTCGCCTGCACCCTGCCGGCGTCCGCCCTCAATGTGGTCTTCATCATCGCCGACGACCTCGGCTACGGGGAGCTCGGCAGCTTCGGCCAGGAGAAGATCCACACGCCAAACCTCGACCGGCTGGCGAAGGAAGGCACCAGGCTGACCCGCCACTACAGCGGTGCCCCGGTGTGCGCCCCGGCCCGCTGCACGCTGATGACGGGCAAGCACCTCGGCCACGCCGAGATCCGCGGCAACCGGCCGGCGAAGGTTTCCTTCCCCGAGTTCAGCGAGGGCCAGCACCCGATCTCGGCGGATGCGGTCACGATCGCGTCCGTCTTCCGGAAAGCGGGCTACGCCACCGGGGCGATCGGGAAGTGGGGGCTCGGGCCCGCGGGCTCGACCGGCGACCCGAACAAGCACGGCTTCGACCTTTTCTACGGCTACAATTGCCAGTCCATCGCGCACTCCTACTACCCGCGCTTCCTGTGGCGGAATGACAAGCAGGAGGAGATCAATCCCACCCCCATCCCCGGCCACGCGAAGCAGCCCGAGGGTGACGTGACCGCGGGCAAATGGATCGGCCAGGCCTACGCGCCGGACCTGATGGTGAAGGAGACGCGGGAATTCATCGCCTCGCACAAGGCGAAGCCCTTCTTCCTCTACCTCGCCTTCATCGAGCCGCACGTGGCGATGCATCCGCCGCAGGACCGGCTGGATGAATATCCCGCGGAATGGGACCGCGAACCCTATCGCAGCGAAAAGGGCTACCTCCCCCACCCTCGCCCCCGCGCGGCCTATGCCACGATGATCAGCGACCTGGACCGCCACGTCGGCGCGGTACGCGAGGCGCTGGAGCAGGCGGGCGTGCTGGATGAGACGCTAATCGTCTTCACCTCCGACAATGGCGCGACCCACGACGCGGGCGGTGCGGACACGGAATTCTTCCGGAGCGTCGGCGGACTGCGCGGGAGGAAAGGCTCGCTCTACGAGGGCGGGCTGCGCGTGCCGACCATCGTGCGCCTGCCCGGGAAGGTGAAGGCGGACGCGGAAGACCTCACGCCCGGGTATTTCCCCGACTGGTTCCCCACGCTGTGCAGCGCCGCGGGACTGAAGGCGCCCGGCGATCTCGACGGCATCGACCTTTGGCCCACCCTCACGGGCGATGCCCCGGTCAAGCGGACCAAGCCGATGCTGTGGGTCTTCCCCGAATACGGCGGCCAGGTCGCCGTGCGCCTCGGCGACCACAAGGTGATCCGCCGCGACCTCCACACGAAGAAGCCCGGCCCGTGGCAGGTCTTCGACCTCGCGGCAGATCCCGCGGAGTCCAAGGACATTGCAGCCAGCCAACCCGGACTGATCAAGGAAGCCATCGACGTGCTGAAGCGCGAGACCTCGCCGAACGGGATCTTCCCGGTGAAGGTGCCGGTGGACTGA
- a CDS encoding SGNH/GDSL hydrolase family protein, which translates to MHDRRHFITLLGATLAPLSLRGAEKDAAAKLRWTDATAMHLEGRGWEGQERLRHYDRLPAKAEKTVRKVVWDLSRHSTGMAVRFRTDAREIHVRYSLMSSRLAMPHMPATSVSGIDLYARDAKGTWRWVAVTKPAAQTVNARLIEGMEPGEREYMAYLPLYNGVEKLEIGVPSAARFTALPAREKPVVFYGTSITHGASASRPGMTHVAILGRRLDRPVMNLGFSGNGRMEMEIADLMTELDPAVFVIDCLPNIARAREVTERTEPLVRRLRAARPDTPIILIEDRSYAHSWVHERSRRRSELTRAALRATYDKLVASGVKHLHYLEGGNLLGSDGDATTDGSHPNDLGFTRQADAIEPVLRKALS; encoded by the coding sequence ATGCACGATCGCCGCCACTTCATCACCCTGCTCGGAGCCACCCTCGCCCCGCTGTCGCTGCGCGGCGCGGAAAAGGACGCCGCGGCGAAGCTCCGCTGGACCGATGCCACCGCGATGCACTTGGAAGGCCGCGGGTGGGAGGGCCAGGAGCGGCTGCGTCACTACGACCGGCTCCCGGCAAAGGCCGAGAAGACGGTGCGCAAGGTCGTGTGGGACCTCAGCCGCCACAGCACCGGCATGGCGGTGCGCTTCCGGACGGATGCCCGGGAGATCCACGTGCGCTACAGCCTGATGAGCAGCCGCCTCGCGATGCCGCACATGCCCGCGACCAGTGTCAGCGGCATCGATCTCTACGCCCGCGATGCGAAAGGAACCTGGCGCTGGGTGGCGGTGACGAAGCCCGCCGCGCAGACGGTGAATGCCCGCCTGATCGAGGGGATGGAACCGGGCGAACGCGAATACATGGCCTACCTGCCGCTCTACAATGGCGTGGAGAAGCTGGAGATCGGCGTGCCTTCCGCCGCGCGCTTCACGGCGCTGCCCGCACGGGAAAAGCCCGTCGTCTTCTACGGCACCTCCATCACCCACGGCGCGTCCGCCTCGCGACCCGGCATGACCCACGTGGCCATCCTCGGCCGCCGTCTGGACCGGCCGGTGATGAATCTCGGCTTCTCCGGAAATGGACGCATGGAAATGGAGATAGCGGACCTGATGACCGAGCTGGATCCCGCCGTCTTCGTCATCGATTGCCTGCCGAATATCGCCCGGGCCCGCGAAGTGACGGAGCGCACGGAACCGCTGGTGCGCCGCCTGCGCGCAGCCCGCCCGGACACGCCGATCATCCTCATCGAGGACCGCAGCTACGCGCACTCGTGGGTCCACGAGCGCTCGCGCCGCCGCAGCGAGCTGACCCGCGCAGCCCTGCGAGCCACCTACGACAAGCTCGTCGCCAGCGGAGTGAAGCACCTGCACTACCTGGAAGGCGGCAACCTCCTCGGCAGCGATGGCGACGCCACGACAGACGGCTCGCATCCGAATGACCTCGGCTTCACGAGACAGGCGGACGCGATCGAGCCCGTCTTGCGCAAGGCGCTCTCCTGA
- a CDS encoding endonuclease/exonuclease/phosphatase family protein, with protein sequence MKSRHTLQRASAAFVRLLIGCLLLSPLAAKEFKVISWNVLYGFNRGKKIEAGSEWIRKQQPDVVALQELNGFTEKSLAKAAASWGHPHSAILKKDGFPVGITSKTPIEVVAKLRKGLWHGCLHARTADTDFMVIHLCPGVRETREKEMKLLAPRVSKLLGEKRRLFLLGDFNDKSPADIAFTNSNKAIVERAKPGNLLDGKFDAGVVGGFLDAGLVDSAKPLPSNFSTPTRMKPFADDPSEQYRYLQRIDLVLTDAVTAAEVRTVHTSQDAVLDTVSDHYPVIHSSERK encoded by the coding sequence ATGAAATCACGACACACGCTCCAGCGGGCATCCGCGGCATTCGTGCGACTGCTCATCGGCTGCCTGCTGCTCTCACCACTCGCCGCGAAGGAATTCAAGGTGATCTCGTGGAATGTCCTCTACGGCTTCAATCGCGGGAAGAAGATCGAGGCGGGCTCCGAGTGGATCCGCAAGCAGCAGCCGGACGTGGTCGCGCTGCAGGAGCTGAATGGCTTCACCGAGAAGTCGCTGGCAAAGGCCGCGGCAAGCTGGGGCCACCCGCACAGCGCGATCCTGAAGAAGGACGGCTTCCCCGTCGGCATCACGTCGAAGACGCCCATCGAAGTCGTCGCGAAGCTCCGCAAGGGCCTCTGGCACGGCTGCCTGCATGCGCGCACGGCGGACACGGATTTCATGGTCATCCACCTGTGCCCGGGCGTGCGGGAGACGCGCGAGAAGGAGATGAAGCTGCTCGCCCCGCGGGTCTCGAAGTTGCTCGGGGAAAAGCGCCGCCTCTTCTTGCTCGGGGACTTCAATGACAAGTCGCCCGCCGACATCGCCTTCACGAATTCGAACAAGGCCATCGTGGAGCGCGCGAAACCGGGCAACCTGCTGGACGGGAAATTCGACGCCGGCGTCGTGGGCGGCTTCCTCGATGCCGGGCTGGTCGACTCCGCCAAGCCGCTGCCGTCGAACTTCTCCACGCCCACACGGATGAAGCCCTTCGCCGACGATCCCTCGGAGCAGTACCGCTACCTCCAGCGCATCGATCTGGTGCTGACCGACGCGGTCACGGCGGCGGAAGTCAGGACCGTGCACACCAGCCAGGATGCCGTGCTGGACACCGTGTCCGACCACTATCCGGTGATCCATTCCAGCGAGAGAAAGTGA